The Ancylothrix sp. D3o genomic interval TGCAAGATGCCGGCGAGAGTGTAGTTATTGGTTGCTGCATTACGGCCCTATCCCGCAACCGAAAAATAGGGCCGGTGTCGGTTGTTAGTTTTTGCGAGTTGGCGGGCCCAGTCGGGAAGGAAGCTCTCTAATGCTCTCCCAGTCCAAAGCTGAGCAAAGCTTTATAAATTGCTCCCACTCTAGCCGCTCCGTTGAATACCTCCCCTGCTCAATATTGCTGATTGTCTGAATAGATATCCCGCAGCGCTCCGAAAGCTGTCTTTGAGTTATTCCAAGTTCTTCCCTTCGTTGAGCAAGCACTGATTTGTTTTCTTCTGGTTCGATGGTCTTCTTCATATTAACAGATTAGATAAGCAGTTTATATAAAGCCCTTGACAATATCGCAACGACTAATATAAACTGTTTATAGTTGGTAGATACAACAAAGGGCAGCCGCCGCGCTGCTGCAATCAGGGTGCAGAGTTTAGCGACCGCCCCTCCTTATTATCTGCGTGTATCTACTGGTGTGATTACTTTTCACCGGCAACCGCCCCTACCTCCCCCGCCAACCTGCGGGCTCCCTCTACTAAATCTGGTATGTGGGCCGGTGACACCCCCACAACTGGGGTACTCAATAGCGAGGATTGAGTTTTTACCGCCTGACTTGTCTGTGACTTGTCTCTGACTTGTCTGTGACTTCCACCGGCACCGCCTTATTTTAAGGATTGCCGTTTTCGTGAAATAAGACCCATCAACTTAGGAGGTTAATGCTTATGGCTTAAAACTCGTTGCCCGTACAAATCCGATTGACTTTTAACAATGTTTCCACCGGCACCGCACACCCTCGTGCATCTGCTTTTGTGCCGGGTTCCTTCTCAATAAACCACTAGAGGATGCCATGCCAAGACGTAAACAAACAACCGAAACAGCGCCCACACTGTTTAACACCACCGCCTACCAAACCAGACAATTTAGTAGTTATGACTGGGAAGACTGCGAACCGGGTGACGAGCCTGTGGTCTATGTGGCGCCGGTGAAAAAACCAGAGCCGGTAGAAGAAAACCCCCGTGCTGAAAAAGCCGAAAAATGCCGGCAAGAGTTCATCAATTACCTAAAGCACCAAAAGCTACCAATTAAGGAAATTTACAACATCACCCTCACAAAGAACGGGGTGCCGGTGATTTCATACCTCACCCTTACTGGAAAAAAAGCATCAACATTCCTACCCAAGAAAATCTTAAGTGATGCAATTTTTGGGATGTGCAACGCTTTGACTTTTGTTACCACCAACGACTTAAGCGAGCCAATTGTAAGCAATATTCGGGAAGTCTCTGGAGATAAAACAAAAGGGTTTTGTTGGACAGCCGGTGATGCCAAAGAATACAAAGACGCAATATATGGTTCATTTACTGACTTATGCACAAAATCAAACTTGATTGATTTCTTCAATAGTTGTTGGCTCAATTTAGATGCCGTTCTTTATCTCCGACAATCATTGATACCACCGGCACCAAAACCACCGGCACCAGCACCGGCACCAAAACCAGCTGCAACATCAAAACGCTCGAAACACTATGAACAACTCACTCTTTTTGCAATGTAACAGCCATGCAAATCAAAACAATCACAGTCAAACAAACAATCCAGCTTAAACAATTCTGTCCCCTTACTCTTGAAATGACCGCAGAAATAGACGAGAGAGACAACCCCATACTTTGCGCTCTTGACTTGAGAAAAACAGTAGACAAGCTGGTAAATACGAAACTTGCGGAACCTTCAAATACAGAGGAGAACCCTTTCTAATGAATGACAACGAAAAAATCATCAAGTGCAAGGAAATAATAAAAAAAATACTTGCACAAACCCCTGACAATCAGATTCCCGTTTTTTCTATACCATCCGACTTGGTAAGCTGCTTTAGTATAGCCGCTCAAGAAATGATGGAAGAGTTCAAAACTCGTCAAGCAATACCGCTAATCATTGTTGAGGACGATTCGGCAAGGGGTGCTACTCAACTGTTTTTCACCTTAACTTTGTTAGCCGAAACAGTGGGAAAAATGACCCGTTCCGAACCTAAAAAGATTATCAAAAGGTTTGCTAAATCCGCTGAGGAAATGCTTTCTAGCATGACAACCTCAGAGGTTATTGACTATTGCGAAAAGTATGATTTACCGATTGGGAGGGACTTACAGTGAATGACGCGGAAAAAATAAATTATTGTAAGGGAATCATCAGAGAAACCCTTGCAACACAACGAGACAATAAAGCACCGGCTTTTGTTACAGAACCGGCATTATTGGAATCTTTCCTTACTGCGGTAGAGGAAATGTCCGATGAGATTCTCTCTCAAAAGTGCATTCCCTTGGTATTTCTTGATAACAACAGGACACCAACAACTGAACTTATAAACGGCGCAACAACAGCCTACTTAGTGGCGACACTTTTAACCGAAATATTGGCAAAAGTTTCTCACAAAGACCCTAAAGAAATCCTCTCGCAATGTGTTAAAAGCGCTGAAATAATGCGTAACACGATGTCGAAAGAGCAATTGATGGAACACCTTAGAAAATACGAGTTAATGACATGAAAACAGATTGCATTGATGATTTTTTATATAACTTTTCTCGTCATCAGCGAGAGGATGCTTCTCTTTTTGATGAAGTAGAGGATTTGGTTGCAGATTTGTACCAGGTTTGTACCGATACTAATCGTGATTACTGGCAATCTTTTGCTGGTTTTATGTTGAACTGCATACGAGATGAAAGCCCACATTTAGAAACATTCGAGTATTATGACTCCGAAATCAAAGACGGGCTTATGGCTCACGTTAAAGTAGGCGTGCTATTGTCACGCGTGGCCCGCAAATGTCTCTATAAACTAGCCGGCATTAAAAGCTTCAAAGAGTATTGCACCAAACACCTAAACAAAACCTCAACCTATTGCGTGAGGTTGATTAAAGCAGCGAAAACCACGTTAGAACTTATCATGGCCGGCTTTGACCGGCTCCCCACCAACGAGGCACAATGCCGGCCCCTAACCAACCTCACAGAAAATGAACTCACGACCAAATGGCAAGAGGTTCTTGACCGTGCCGACAAATCAAACAATCGCAACACTAAAGGTGTGATCACAGCCACCATGATTAATGAGGTAGTTAACGGTGAACCAGAGCCGGTTGACAAAAAATCTGTCAAAATCTCAGCCCGTAGTGTTGAACGTTTGGAGCAATTAGCCAAAAAACTCGGTAAGCCGGTGAGCGAGTTAATTGAAGAGGCAATCAGCAATTTGGAGTTTCGTTATGAATCTGAGGATAATCCCGATGAGGAAATGGTGGATTGTCCCCAGTGTGGCGGAACTGGTGAAGGAGAGGATGACGACTGCCA includes:
- a CDS encoding helix-turn-helix transcriptional regulator, coding for MKKTIEPEENKSVLAQRREELGITQRQLSERCGISIQTISNIEQGRYSTERLEWEQFIKLCSALDWESIRELPSRLGPPTRKN
- a CDS encoding ribbon-helix-helix protein, CopG family yields the protein MKTDCIDDFLYNFSRHQREDASLFDEVEDLVADLYQVCTDTNRDYWQSFAGFMLNCIRDESPHLETFEYYDSEIKDGLMAHVKVGVLLSRVARKCLYKLAGIKSFKEYCTKHLNKTSTYCVRLIKAAKTTLELIMAGFDRLPTNEAQCRPLTNLTENELTTKWQEVLDRADKSNNRNTKGVITATMINEVVNGEPEPVDKKSVKISARSVERLEQLAKKLGKPVSELIEEAISNLEFRYESEDNPDEEMVDCPQCGGTGEGEDDDCQLCEGEGLVSKKDANWYADFVNLQNEQPHTVTEQFNKTTGPIIPAT